From a single Labrenzia sp. PHM005 genomic region:
- a CDS encoding YggS family pyridoxal phosphate-dependent enzyme yields MNTATDRLANVMNDIRAAETEHSRPTGSVTLIAVSKTFDAEAIRPALVAGHRVFGENRVQEAMGKWPGLREEFDGIELHLIGPLQSNKAKEAVQTFDVIHTVDRPKIAKALKTEMDKQGRDLPCFIQVNTGEEPQKAGIAPKDVDAFIKDCKENIGLAIVGLMCIPPVDEAPGEHFALLEKIAARNGLSQISMGMSSDYQTAVGFGATHVRVGSAIFGSRDYT; encoded by the coding sequence ATGAACACTGCTACGGACCGCCTTGCCAATGTCATGAACGATATTCGTGCAGCGGAAACCGAACACAGTCGTCCCACCGGCTCTGTGACATTGATCGCTGTTTCGAAGACATTCGATGCAGAGGCGATCCGTCCGGCTCTTGTTGCAGGTCACCGGGTATTTGGCGAAAACCGTGTGCAAGAGGCCATGGGTAAATGGCCGGGTCTGCGGGAGGAGTTTGACGGTATTGAATTGCACCTAATCGGACCGCTTCAGTCCAACAAGGCCAAGGAAGCGGTGCAGACCTTTGACGTCATTCATACTGTAGACCGGCCGAAAATCGCCAAGGCACTCAAGACAGAGATGGACAAACAAGGCCGCGATCTGCCCTGTTTCATTCAAGTCAATACAGGCGAAGAGCCTCAAAAAGCCGGCATCGCGCCAAAAGACGTTGACGCTTTTATAAAGGATTGTAAGGAAAACATTGGCCTGGCGATTGTCGGCTTGATGTGCATTCCGCCGGTTGATGAGGCGCCCGGTGAACACTTTGCGCTTTTGGAAAAAATCGCGGCGCGGAACGGCCTGTCTCAGATCTCCATGGGCATGTCCTCGGACTATCAGACCGCCGTTGGCTTTGGGGCAACCCATGTGCGCGTCGGTTCAGCGATATTCGGATCCCGCGATTATACTTGA
- a CDS encoding TRAP transporter large permease, which translates to MTTILILAALFTLLLIRVPVAFTLGGLGLALLLLGGFSPLMAPQAILSTLDGFILLAVPLFLLMSNILLKGGVGKDLFAAVHAWVGHWPGGLAVATIVSCAIFAAISGSSVATAATIGTVAIPEMISRGYEKKFVYGLLAAGGTLGILIPPSIPMIVYGFVTEQSVIALFLAGIGPGLLLVALFIAFAMIYARWFGGYTPEPAASGRERLESTIRALPSMVLAGVVIGVIYTGIATPTEAAAIGFAVALLITGLYLRTLTWQGLKEAAFESMVTTVAILLIVAGAKVFGKAITLYRIPQEISVFIGQNIDTPLAFILVVSVVLLIMGLVFEALSMVLIMTPVLLPAAMALGFDPIWFGVYMVVMVECALITPPVGLNLYVIQSVARSSLSDVSKGVLPFLVLMLLSVVVLYLWTDLALYIPFKL; encoded by the coding sequence TTGACCACGATCCTTATTCTCGCAGCTCTTTTCACGCTGCTTCTCATCCGTGTCCCGGTCGCCTTCACACTTGGCGGTCTCGGTCTTGCCTTGCTTCTACTCGGCGGTTTCTCGCCGCTGATGGCGCCGCAGGCGATCCTGTCGACCCTCGATGGTTTCATCCTGCTCGCAGTGCCGCTGTTCCTCTTGATGTCCAACATTTTGCTGAAAGGCGGCGTCGGTAAAGATCTCTTTGCCGCTGTGCATGCCTGGGTCGGCCATTGGCCGGGTGGATTGGCGGTGGCAACCATTGTCTCTTGCGCAATCTTCGCGGCGATCTCCGGCTCATCGGTGGCAACAGCGGCCACCATCGGCACGGTTGCGATCCCGGAAATGATCAGCCGGGGTTATGAGAAGAAATTCGTCTATGGCCTTTTGGCGGCTGGCGGCACGCTCGGCATTCTGATCCCGCCGTCGATCCCGATGATTGTCTACGGCTTTGTCACCGAACAGTCTGTGATTGCGCTGTTCCTGGCGGGCATCGGCCCGGGTTTGTTGCTGGTGGCACTCTTCATCGCCTTTGCCATGATCTACGCCCGCTGGTTTGGCGGATACACGCCTGAACCGGCGGCAAGCGGCCGGGAACGTTTGGAAAGCACGATCCGTGCCCTGCCCTCTATGGTTTTGGCTGGGGTCGTGATCGGCGTCATCTACACCGGCATTGCCACCCCGACAGAGGCAGCCGCTATCGGCTTTGCGGTCGCGTTGTTGATCACAGGCCTTTACCTGCGCACCCTCACCTGGCAAGGCCTCAAGGAAGCCGCCTTTGAAAGCATGGTGACCACGGTTGCGATCCTTCTGATTGTCGCGGGTGCCAAAGTCTTCGGCAAGGCGATTACGCTTTATCGGATCCCGCAGGAGATTTCGGTGTTTATCGGCCAGAACATTGACACCCCGCTCGCCTTCATTCTGGTGGTCTCGGTCGTGCTTTTGATCATGGGGCTCGTTTTCGAAGCCCTCTCCATGGTGCTGATCATGACGCCGGTCCTGCTGCCGGCCGCGATGGCGCTGGGCTTTGATCCGATCTGGTTCGGCGTCTACATGGTGGTGATGGTTGAATGTGCGTTGATCACCCCGCCGGTGGGGCTCAATCTTTATGTCATCCAATCGGTCGCGCGCTCCAGCCTGTCGGATGTTTCCAAAGGGGTCCTGCCCTTCCTGGTTCTGATGTTATTGAGTGTTGTTGTGCTCTATCTCTGGACCGATCTGGCGCTCTACATACCGTTTAAACTCTAA
- a CDS encoding ABC transporter substrate-binding protein produces MKIKKTLLAILLVLPNTTAKSVLAEQFSFAIGEWPPFVSETLPGGGLHSKKIADVFGSQGHEVSFQFFPWRRSMELTKTGTFPATFSWSHLQEREVDYQYPKQPVDELNDVYFYRKDRFPAGLTPMSFDELKSQSLTVVGVGGYWYETVLKKHGVVFQIVATEEQAWKMLLHGRADIYIENDISGDIQKRQFLSERAEEITRSQPFRTIPLYILFSRKHPDAPHMMKIWDDGMTKLSVSGSNSETQ; encoded by the coding sequence ATGAAAATAAAGAAGACACTTTTAGCTATATTGCTAGTTTTGCCTAATACAACAGCTAAGTCAGTCTTGGCTGAACAATTTAGCTTCGCTATTGGTGAGTGGCCGCCATTTGTTTCGGAAACACTGCCGGGCGGCGGACTGCACAGCAAGAAAATCGCTGACGTATTCGGCTCTCAAGGACATGAAGTATCGTTTCAGTTTTTTCCATGGCGCCGGTCGATGGAGCTGACAAAGACCGGTACATTTCCGGCAACTTTTTCTTGGTCTCATCTGCAAGAGCGAGAGGTGGACTACCAATACCCGAAACAACCCGTCGATGAACTCAATGACGTCTACTTTTATCGAAAAGACCGGTTTCCAGCCGGACTTACACCGATGTCTTTCGACGAACTCAAATCACAATCCCTCACCGTCGTCGGTGTCGGAGGCTATTGGTATGAAACGGTTTTGAAAAAGCACGGTGTGGTTTTTCAGATTGTTGCCACAGAAGAACAAGCTTGGAAGATGCTGCTACATGGCCGCGCTGATATCTATATAGAGAACGACATATCGGGCGACATTCAAAAGCGGCAGTTTTTATCCGAACGGGCGGAAGAAATCACCCGCAGCCAACCGTTTCGAACCATTCCCTTATATATTCTGTTTAGCCGGAAACACCCGGATGCGCCCCACATGATGAAGATCTGGGACGATGGCATGACCAAGCTTAGTGTTTCTGGATCAAATTCCGAAACACAATAG
- the dctP gene encoding TRAP transporter substrate-binding protein DctP yields MKAFTWALGAAMALGLTAGSSFAADTTLRISLQLPLKSHLGQNLVLFKEEVEKNSNGEIAVEIYDSAQLYKDKEVPAAVGSGAIEMGVASLTRYVGDIPAVDIFYQPFLFDSEEKVRAAVAPGSSVRGPLDEAMKGTGSTVLWWQAYGGAIMLSNGGPIKTPEDMNGKKVRVFGKTLGDFVTAAGGAPTLISGSEQYLAYQRGTVDIGMTGVSGVKSRKLWEVMDTITVTNHADIEFIVVVNTDFWNGLSDAHKSVIQAAAVTAENDVRDRVSDIEASAYAAAEENGMTVYKPTAEEISAWKAVSQPVYDAYGEKAGDLGKQVMDAASKL; encoded by the coding sequence ATGAAAGCATTTACGTGGGCTCTTGGAGCCGCGATGGCACTTGGTTTGACTGCCGGGTCATCTTTTGCCGCAGATACCACCTTGCGGATATCGCTGCAGCTGCCGCTGAAAAGCCACCTCGGCCAGAACCTGGTTCTGTTCAAGGAAGAGGTGGAGAAAAACTCCAACGGTGAGATTGCGGTCGAAATTTACGATTCCGCGCAGCTTTATAAGGACAAGGAAGTTCCGGCCGCGGTCGGCTCCGGCGCCATCGAAATGGGCGTCGCGTCCCTCACCCGGTATGTGGGCGATATTCCGGCCGTCGACATTTTCTATCAGCCGTTCCTGTTTGACAGTGAAGAGAAAGTCCGCGCAGCTGTTGCTCCGGGGTCTTCCGTGCGCGGTCCGCTGGATGAAGCCATGAAGGGTACCGGATCAACCGTATTGTGGTGGCAGGCTTATGGCGGTGCGATCATGCTGTCGAACGGCGGTCCGATCAAAACCCCTGAAGATATGAACGGCAAAAAGGTCCGGGTTTTCGGCAAAACGCTGGGCGATTTTGTCACCGCGGCTGGTGGCGCGCCGACTCTGATTTCCGGTTCTGAGCAGTATCTCGCCTATCAGCGCGGCACGGTCGACATTGGCATGACCGGCGTTTCCGGTGTGAAATCCCGCAAGCTCTGGGAAGTGATGGACACCATCACCGTCACCAATCATGCAGACATTGAGTTCATCGTCGTCGTGAACACCGATTTCTGGAACGGTTTGTCCGACGCCCATAAGTCTGTCATTCAGGCCGCCGCCGTAACAGCGGAAAACGATGTCCGAGACCGCGTCTCTGACATCGAAGCCAGTGCCTATGCGGCCGCCGAAGAAAACGGTATGACGGTCTACAAGCCGACCGCGGAAGAAATTTCTGCGTGGAAAGCCGTCAGCCAGCCGGTCTACGACGCTTATGGCGAAAAGGCTGGAGATCTGGGCAAACAAGTCATGGATGCGGCCAGCAAACTTTAA
- a CDS encoding TRAP transporter small permease — MKAFATLLMALAWIAALLFVLAGGMLTFEVTARYLFVAPTIWAAELSQLSLIWGSMIAMPWLLGAGRHIAVDAVTNQLSPGAQRICQGLAMVFVAGFSAIVAWKGAGIFYDSFERGRTTGSMLDLPTWASELAIPVGFGLLFLQAVIELTKAVKGPVSLSGAGH, encoded by the coding sequence ATGAAGGCCTTTGCGACCCTCTTGATGGCGCTCGCCTGGATTGCTGCGCTCTTGTTTGTCCTTGCCGGCGGCATGCTCACTTTTGAGGTCACCGCTCGCTATCTGTTTGTCGCGCCGACGATCTGGGCAGCGGAATTATCTCAGCTCAGTCTGATCTGGGGGTCTATGATCGCGATGCCTTGGCTACTCGGCGCTGGGCGGCACATTGCCGTCGATGCCGTAACCAACCAGCTTAGCCCCGGCGCACAACGTATTTGCCAGGGCCTTGCTATGGTTTTCGTCGCAGGTTTCAGTGCAATCGTTGCCTGGAAAGGCGCCGGAATATTTTACGATTCCTTTGAGCGCGGGCGGACCACCGGCTCGATGCTGGACTTACCGACCTGGGCGTCGGAACTCGCAATCCCCGTCGGCTTTGGGCTTTTGTTTCTGCAGGCTGTGATTGAGCTGACAAAAGCGGTCAAAGGACCGGTTTCTCTAAGTGGAGCCGGACATTGA
- a CDS encoding oxaloacetate decarboxylase: MPSPADKLRALLAQDILNVMPCCFDALSAKLIEQAGFGLTFMSGFATSASRIGQPDLGLMSYAEVLDQARNITDAIEIPLIADGDTGYGNAMNVRRTVTGFAKAGAAAVMIEDQLAPKRCGHTPGKAVVSREEAFDRIRAAQDAKDAGADILILARTDARHDHGLPEAIDRAAKFKELGADILFVEAPKTVAEMQTICRELPGPKMANIVEGGETPELSHKELRDIGFSIAAYPLTLMASAMQAMTGTLAKLKADEDRTPDLMNFSELRERIGFNDYYDLSSRYETSKRD; encoded by the coding sequence ATGCCGTCTCCGGCTGACAAACTCCGCGCTCTTCTGGCGCAAGACATTCTCAATGTGATGCCCTGTTGCTTCGATGCACTGTCGGCAAAGCTGATCGAACAGGCAGGTTTTGGCCTGACCTTCATGTCCGGCTTTGCGACATCCGCCTCAAGGATCGGTCAGCCGGATCTGGGGCTCATGTCCTATGCCGAAGTGCTCGACCAGGCGCGTAATATCACCGATGCAATTGAGATCCCGCTGATCGCCGACGGCGACACCGGATATGGCAATGCGATGAACGTGCGCCGGACTGTGACCGGTTTTGCCAAGGCGGGTGCTGCAGCTGTGATGATCGAAGACCAGCTTGCGCCAAAACGCTGCGGTCACACGCCGGGCAAGGCCGTGGTTTCTCGTGAAGAAGCCTTTGACCGGATACGGGCAGCACAAGATGCCAAGGACGCCGGTGCCGACATTCTGATCCTTGCCCGCACGGACGCCCGTCATGATCACGGGTTACCGGAAGCAATTGACCGGGCTGCGAAATTCAAGGAGCTCGGCGCTGACATTCTGTTTGTCGAAGCGCCAAAGACAGTCGCGGAAATGCAAACCATCTGCCGGGAACTGCCCGGACCGAAGATGGCCAACATCGTGGAAGGCGGGGAAACTCCGGAACTCTCGCACAAGGAGCTTCGGGACATCGGTTTTTCGATTGCCGCCTACCCCCTCACCTTGATGGCGAGCGCCATGCAGGCGATGACCGGAACATTGGCCAAGCTGAAGGCAGACGAAGATCGGACACCGGATCTGATGAACTTCTCAGAGCTGCGGGAGCGCATCGGCTTCAACGACTATTATGACCTGTCTTCCAGGTACGAGACATCAAAGCGGGATTAG
- a CDS encoding ABC transporter substrate-binding protein: MKLRFWIFALIALVLIQSANPARAETFTFAIGEWPPYVGSDEPHYGTHARIITNAFASAGHIAEYKFMPWRRAMKVVEGGSVPATFPWVYTEDRAKRFFVPDRPITTNKFVMFYRKDRFPDGLPALTFDEIRERGLTVVAVQNYWYEKPLEEAKVSVETVVTEAQAWTMLQYKRADIFIDGDNAGIRQKAEFLGDAAEEITYSPPIHTVPLYILFSKTHPHGKKMLEIWDGQVSEENPEDPAVR, encoded by the coding sequence ATGAAGCTCCGGTTTTGGATATTTGCGTTGATTGCCCTGGTTTTGATCCAATCGGCTAACCCGGCTCGCGCAGAAACATTCACATTTGCTATCGGTGAGTGGCCACCTTACGTCGGATCAGATGAGCCGCATTACGGGACACACGCCCGCATCATAACCAACGCCTTTGCGAGCGCTGGCCACATTGCCGAGTACAAATTCATGCCTTGGCGGCGGGCCATGAAGGTGGTTGAAGGCGGATCTGTACCGGCGACGTTTCCCTGGGTCTATACTGAGGATCGAGCGAAACGATTTTTTGTACCTGATCGACCAATAACAACGAACAAATTTGTCATGTTCTATAGGAAAGACCGGTTTCCAGACGGGTTACCTGCCTTGACTTTCGACGAGATCCGCGAACGCGGCCTGACTGTGGTTGCAGTTCAAAATTATTGGTACGAAAAACCGCTAGAAGAGGCCAAAGTATCCGTCGAAACAGTGGTCACAGAAGCGCAAGCCTGGACAATGCTCCAGTATAAGCGGGCCGATATATTCATAGATGGCGATAACGCCGGTATCAGGCAAAAGGCAGAATTTCTGGGAGACGCCGCAGAAGAAATAACGTATTCGCCGCCAATTCATACGGTCCCATTGTACATCCTGTTCAGTAAGACCCATCCACATGGCAAAAAAATGCTTGAGATATGGGATGGCCAAGTGTCTGAAGAAAATCCAGAAGACCCTGCTGTTCGTTAG
- a CDS encoding GntR family transcriptional regulator: MSQALLKRGDRAQDIENKIREGIISGTYAPGSALRQEELAQQFEASRMPIREALRALSVEGLVQLVPNKGAVVAPISAAELRENFEMREAAETLAIRLSVPHLSNVQIDKAAQIQRDIKGAGIADYGALNKTFHCTLYAPAQRPRLLAHIQSLHDLAERYLRFTLKYFDYQPKSAEEHDAILQACYQRDAKEAERLTSKHITEAGSILEEYLANN; encoded by the coding sequence ATGAGCCAGGCACTTTTGAAACGCGGCGATCGCGCGCAGGACATTGAAAATAAAATCCGGGAGGGCATCATTTCCGGGACCTATGCGCCTGGAAGTGCACTGCGGCAGGAAGAACTTGCGCAACAATTTGAGGCAAGCCGTATGCCGATCCGTGAAGCTTTGCGCGCCTTGAGCGTAGAAGGCCTGGTGCAGCTGGTGCCGAACAAGGGAGCTGTCGTTGCACCGATCAGCGCAGCGGAACTCAGAGAAAATTTCGAAATGCGGGAGGCTGCGGAAACTCTCGCGATCCGCCTTTCGGTCCCCCATCTATCCAATGTTCAGATAGATAAAGCCGCACAGATCCAAAGGGACATTAAAGGTGCCGGAATTGCCGATTATGGGGCGCTCAACAAGACATTTCATTGCACTCTTTATGCTCCAGCCCAGCGGCCGCGTTTGTTGGCGCATATTCAAAGTCTGCACGATCTAGCTGAACGCTACCTGCGTTTCACTCTGAAATATTTTGACTATCAACCAAAATCGGCTGAGGAACATGACGCAATTTTGCAGGCCTGCTACCAGAGGGATGCGAAAGAAGCCGAGAGATTGACTTCCAAACACATCACTGAGGCGGGGAGTATCCTTGAAGAATATCTGGCCAATAATTAA
- the leuS gene encoding leucine--tRNA ligase, with product MATERYNAREVEARWQKIWNDKDVFVTHNDDPRDKYYVLEMFPYPSGRIHMGHVRNYAMGDVVARYKRAKGFNVLHPMGWDAFGMPAENAAMQNKVHPKDWTYENIAAMREQLKIMGLSLDWSREFATCDVAYYEQQQRLFLKFLDADLVYRKNAKVNWDPVDMTVLANEQVIDGRGWRSGALVEQRELTQWFFKISDYSEDLLEAIDTLDRWPDKVRLMQKNWIGRSEGLRVRFEFIEAAPTGDQTLEIFTTRPDTLFGASFMGLSPDHPISVKLAEDNPELKDFIEECRRVGTSEEAIEKAEKKGVDTGLRVKHPLDASIELPVYVANFILMDYGTGAIFACPAHDQRDLDFARKYNLPVTPVVLPKDADPATFDVGDEAYTDDGTIFNSDFMNGMSIADAKNAVAEKLEAISVDGTPQAERQVNYRLRDWGISRQRYWGCPIPVIHCDSCGVVPEKDENLPVQLPDDINFDKPGNPLDRHPTWRDTTCPNCGQPAKRETDTMDTFVDSSWYFARFTAPDCDQPTDPDAATGWLPVDQYIGGIEHAILHLLYSRFFTRAMQKVGALDLKEPFKGLFTQGMVTHETYRRGGDGSNGEWVSPAEIKIEEIDGKRTASMLDSGDAVAIGSIEKMSKSKKNTVDPTDIIDTYGADTARWFMLSDSPPERDVIWTEDGVQGAWRFVQRVWRLIGEITEKTEPRSSSVPAMSAKSEDLRRATHKTLAAVSNDLEGLGFNRAVARLYELVNTLSKAFNEGLEDKGKEYAVRETVDYLVQMMAPMMPHLAEECWSALGHDNLISEAAWPEADPALLAEDTVTYPIQVNGKRRGELTISKEASKEEVEAATLSQDFVQKLLDGKSPKKLIVVPQRIVNVVV from the coding sequence ATGGCAACGGAACGGTACAACGCGCGCGAAGTTGAAGCGCGCTGGCAAAAAATCTGGAACGACAAGGACGTCTTTGTCACCCACAACGACGACCCCCGCGACAAATATTATGTGCTTGAAATGTTCCCGTATCCGTCTGGCCGGATTCATATGGGGCACGTCCGCAACTATGCGATGGGCGATGTCGTCGCGCGTTACAAACGGGCAAAGGGTTTCAACGTCTTGCATCCGATGGGTTGGGACGCGTTCGGCATGCCGGCGGAAAACGCAGCCATGCAGAACAAGGTCCACCCAAAAGATTGGACTTACGAAAACATCGCTGCCATGCGCGAACAGCTCAAGATCATGGGCTTGTCCTTAGATTGGAGCCGGGAATTCGCCACATGCGACGTGGCTTACTATGAACAGCAGCAGCGTCTGTTTTTGAAGTTCCTGGACGCCGATCTGGTTTACCGCAAGAACGCCAAGGTCAATTGGGACCCGGTCGACATGACTGTTTTGGCCAACGAGCAGGTGATTGACGGCCGCGGCTGGCGCTCCGGAGCTTTGGTCGAACAACGCGAGCTGACCCAGTGGTTCTTCAAGATCTCCGATTATTCGGAAGATCTGCTGGAGGCGATCGACACTCTGGACCGCTGGCCGGACAAGGTCCGTCTGATGCAGAAGAACTGGATTGGCCGCTCCGAAGGCCTGCGGGTTCGGTTTGAATTCATCGAGGCCGCACCGACTGGTGATCAGACACTGGAAATCTTCACAACACGTCCAGACACATTGTTCGGGGCATCCTTCATGGGTCTGTCACCGGATCATCCGATCTCGGTCAAACTGGCGGAAGATAATCCGGAGCTGAAAGACTTCATCGAGGAGTGCCGACGTGTCGGAACTTCTGAAGAAGCTATTGAAAAAGCAGAGAAAAAAGGTGTCGATACTGGCTTGCGGGTCAAACATCCGCTGGACGCCTCTATCGAGTTGCCTGTCTATGTGGCCAACTTCATCCTGATGGATTACGGCACCGGTGCGATCTTCGCATGTCCGGCACATGATCAGCGCGACCTGGACTTTGCCCGCAAATACAACCTGCCGGTTACACCAGTTGTTCTGCCGAAGGACGCCGATCCTGCGACCTTCGACGTTGGTGATGAGGCCTATACAGACGACGGCACCATCTTCAATTCCGATTTCATGAACGGCATGTCCATTGCTGATGCAAAGAATGCTGTCGCGGAGAAATTGGAAGCGATCAGTGTCGACGGCACTCCGCAGGCTGAACGCCAGGTGAATTACCGTCTGCGGGACTGGGGCATTTCCCGTCAGCGCTATTGGGGCTGCCCGATTCCGGTCATTCACTGTGACAGCTGTGGCGTGGTTCCGGAAAAAGATGAAAACCTGCCGGTTCAGTTGCCGGACGACATCAATTTCGACAAACCCGGTAATCCGCTCGACCGGCATCCGACCTGGCGCGACACCACTTGCCCGAACTGCGGCCAGCCGGCAAAGCGCGAAACTGACACGATGGATACGTTTGTTGACTCGTCCTGGTATTTCGCCCGCTTCACGGCTCCGGACTGCGATCAACCAACCGATCCGGATGCGGCCACTGGCTGGCTGCCGGTCGATCAATACATCGGCGGCATTGAGCACGCGATCCTGCACTTGCTGTATTCGCGTTTCTTCACTCGCGCCATGCAGAAAGTTGGTGCGCTGGATTTGAAGGAACCGTTCAAAGGTCTCTTCACGCAAGGCATGGTCACCCATGAAACCTACCGCCGCGGCGGTGATGGTTCAAACGGTGAATGGGTGTCACCGGCGGAGATCAAGATCGAAGAAATCGACGGCAAACGGACCGCCTCCATGCTGGACAGCGGTGACGCTGTTGCAATCGGCTCGATCGAGAAAATGTCGAAGTCGAAGAAGAACACCGTGGATCCGACCGACATTATCGACACCTACGGTGCAGACACCGCCCGCTGGTTCATGTTGTCCGATAGCCCGCCAGAGCGTGATGTCATCTGGACCGAAGACGGTGTTCAAGGCGCATGGCGTTTTGTTCAGCGTGTCTGGCGTTTGATAGGTGAAATCACGGAAAAGACCGAGCCGCGCAGTTCGTCCGTCCCGGCAATGTCTGCCAAATCAGAAGATCTGCGCCGCGCGACCCACAAGACGCTGGCAGCGGTTTCCAATGATCTTGAAGGCCTCGGTTTTAACCGGGCGGTGGCCCGGCTTTATGAATTGGTCAACACCTTGAGCAAAGCGTTCAATGAAGGTCTTGAAGATAAAGGTAAGGAATATGCGGTTCGCGAAACTGTTGATTACCTGGTCCAGATGATGGCACCGATGATGCCGCACCTGGCGGAAGAGTGCTGGTCTGCGCTCGGCCATGACAATCTGATTTCCGAAGCCGCTTGGCCGGAAGCAGATCCGGCGCTTCTGGCCGAAGACACAGTTACTTATCCGATTCAGGTCAATGGCAAACGACGCGGTGAGCTGACTATTTCAAAAGAGGCTTCCAAAGAGGAGGTCGAAGCAGCTACCCTGTCTCAGGATTTCGTTCAGAAACTGCTGGACGGGAAGTCGCCGAAGAAGCTGATTGTGGTGCCGCAAAGGATCGTCAATGTCGTTGTTTGA
- a CDS encoding pyridoxal phosphate-dependent aminotransferase, translating into MVSRLANIPGIGVDRMGNAADATANPEMLRLENLDTDIAPPKAAIDATIAAITRDDANSYLPFLGIHHLRQAAADRVSKTTGVAYDPDSQCIVSAGGLSGVLNSLLALIEPGDEVIITDPAYAGLLNRIHLSGGIPKLIPLTVTSGRWRLDLDALQDAINPKVKAIVTMSPSMPSGIVHTREEWQAIVSAAEIADAWIVHDAAMERILFTGEPVLHPASFDGMAERVITVGSVSKEYRMIGWRVGWVVGPKEIMNDIGLVSLTNVVCQVGIAMPGAAAALTTDDDGVAAATAEWRTRRNHILSEMKDLPVLIPDGGWSLLIDTMALGLKPDDASKKLFDDGAIAATPMTGWGRDERAGRYLRFVFANEPVDRMTDLRERIRKAWKV; encoded by the coding sequence ATGGTTTCACGGCTGGCCAATATTCCGGGTATCGGGGTCGACAGGATGGGAAACGCGGCGGATGCGACCGCAAATCCGGAAATGCTGCGCTTAGAAAATCTGGATACGGACATCGCTCCGCCAAAAGCAGCAATCGACGCCACAATCGCCGCCATTACCCGGGACGATGCAAACAGCTATCTTCCGTTTCTCGGAATCCATCACCTGCGCCAAGCCGCAGCAGACCGGGTTTCGAAAACAACAGGCGTTGCCTATGATCCCGACAGCCAATGCATCGTGTCTGCCGGGGGCCTCTCCGGTGTTTTGAATTCTCTTCTGGCCTTGATTGAACCGGGCGATGAAGTGATTATCACTGATCCGGCCTATGCTGGTCTGTTAAACCGGATCCATTTGTCCGGCGGCATCCCGAAGCTCATTCCGCTCACTGTTACGAGTGGCCGCTGGCGGCTCGACCTCGATGCCTTGCAAGATGCCATTAATCCGAAAGTCAAGGCGATCGTCACCATGAGCCCGTCGATGCCAAGCGGGATCGTTCATACGCGGGAAGAATGGCAGGCGATCGTGTCGGCAGCAGAAATAGCCGATGCCTGGATCGTACATGATGCGGCCATGGAGCGGATCCTGTTCACCGGCGAACCGGTTCTCCATCCGGCATCTTTTGATGGTATGGCTGAGCGCGTGATCACGGTTGGGTCTGTATCAAAGGAATACCGGATGATCGGCTGGCGGGTCGGCTGGGTGGTTGGGCCGAAAGAAATCATGAATGACATCGGCCTTGTCAGTCTGACCAATGTAGTCTGCCAGGTTGGCATCGCCATGCCCGGTGCCGCCGCCGCCCTGACAACTGACGACGATGGCGTTGCGGCTGCAACCGCAGAATGGAGGACCCGCCGAAACCATATCCTTTCGGAAATGAAGGATCTTCCAGTGTTGATCCCCGATGGCGGCTGGTCGCTGCTGATCGACACGATGGCTTTGGGATTAAAGCCTGATGACGCTTCGAAAAAACTGTTCGACGACGGCGCCATTGCTGCAACGCCCATGACCGGCTGGGGTCGGGACGAACGGGCTGGGCGGTATTTGAGATTTGTTTTTGCCAATGAACCAGTAGACCGGATGACGGATCTGCGCGAACGCATCCGGAAAGCCTGGAAAGTCTAA
- the rplT gene encoding 50S ribosomal protein L20: protein MSRVKRGVTAHARHKKVLKAAKGYYGRRKNTIRVAKQAVEKAGQYAYRDRKAKKRNFRSLWIQRINAATRQHGMTYGSFINGLNKAGVEVDRKVLSDLAISQPEAFKALVDQAQGALAA from the coding sequence ATGTCACGCGTCAAAAGGGGCGTTACCGCCCACGCTCGTCATAAAAAAGTTTTGAAGGCTGCCAAGGGTTACTACGGCCGCCGCAAGAACACCATCCGCGTCGCCAAGCAGGCCGTCGAGAAAGCGGGTCAATACGCTTATCGCGACCGCAAGGCCAAGAAGCGCAACTTCCGCTCTTTGTGGATCCAGCGCATCAACGCGGCAACCCGCCAGCACGGCATGACCTACGGCAGCTTCATCAACGGCCTGAACAAGGCTGGCGTTGAAGTCGACCGCAAGGTTCTGTCCGACCTCGCCATCAGCCAGCCGGAAGCCTTCAAGGCTCTGGTCGATCAGGCTCAAGGCGCTCTGGCTGCTTGA